Proteins found in one Ctenopharyngodon idella isolate HZGC_01 chromosome 16, HZGC01, whole genome shotgun sequence genomic segment:
- the apoc2 gene encoding apolipoprotein C-II, with the protein MNKLLAITVLVAFLALGAESFRMPRQAEEEKGTIATVVDTLKSYYDKSVDAASGYVETLKGYKLEEKAKSLYDETVRAVSTYAGIFNDQVYHILYPQDSS; encoded by the exons ATGAACAAGCTACTGGCGATCACAGTGCTCGTTGCTTTCCTTGCTCTGG GAGCAGAGAGCTTCCGTATGCCCAGGCAGGCAGAGGAGGAGAAGGGAACCATTGCCACTGTGGTGGACACCCTGAAGTCCTACTATGACAAGAGTGTTGACGCTGCCAGCGGCTATGTAGAGACCCTGAAGGGCTACAAACTGGAAGAGAAAGCCAA AAGCCTGTATGACGAGACAGTTCGTGCCGTCAGCACCTACGCCGGCATCTTCAACGACCAGGTGTACCACATTTTGTACCCTCAAGACAGCTCTTAA